From Microtus ochrogaster isolate Prairie Vole_2 chromosome 17, MicOch1.0, whole genome shotgun sequence:
GTAATGAAACTGAATTTCCTTGCATTCAAATCCGTGTTAGTGGTGCTGTACATAGTCATGCATTTCTTTACTCTCatttgggaggcggagacaggcagattgctgagagttcaagactagcctggtcttcatagggagttctagatcagccagggctatacagcgagaccctgtttcaaaaacaaaagttcatGTTAGTATTCTGATGTttgctttggaaaacagtgtTAAGGTACAAAATAGAGTCTACAAACATACATTATTATAAAGCCAGGAATGAGCTTTAAAGTTGATAATTAACTgtgtggtggcggcgcacacctttaatcccagcactcgggaggcagaggcaggcggatctctgagtttgaggacagccagggttgctacacagagaaaccatatcacaaacaaacaaacccagctATTGTACCCTATTGAGAAAGTTTTTGCTTTCAGGATATGGGCGTTTAGCAGGAGTTTGCAGAGAGATTATTAGCTCATGATTGGTAAGAGTCTCTCTAAACTTGGTGGGGTCCGGGAGGATGCGTAAATAAAACAAGGCTCTTTCTTACAGGTTTATTGACAAGAAGGAAAGGCTGAACCAGCTCAAGAGCAAGCAAGAGGCGTTTCAGAAGgagtaagtttttatttttaatctctagaGGTCTCTAGCCAGCCACTTAGTTTAGTCTTGCTGTGCTGTGCAGATATGGGAATTGCCAGCTCATTTAACAGactatctttttaaatgttggaGCACACCCTGACAACTCAGTGGGCGGAGCACCAGACCTTTAAAGtatggggaaggagggagagttgTCTGGGAGAAGTCAAGCCCAGAATAGAAAATCCTGGCCCAAGACCTGAAGTCTTTCTCACAGAAGTGATCTGTGTTTGGACAGAGAAGTCACCCTTGGCCCCGCTCACTGATGGTGGCAGATGGGCCTACAGCAGCAGGTTTTATGAGTGCCAAGTGAGTGTTCACAGAAGTGGGTCCCATAGGATGGTGGTCATCAGTGTAGGGCAGTAGAGTCCCAGGTGTCTGTGCTGAGATAGGTTTTCGGATGCAGATCCTTGAACTCCTAACCTTAGACATTCTGATGAAGTAAGTCCAAGTGAGGCCCACGACTCTGAGTTGTTAACCAGCACCCTGTGACTCCCTTGCCGTGTAGATTTTTCTGTAGAACCTCTGCCTAAACTGACCTGGTAGCTATCCTGTGGTGCCTGCTGGCATTGGACTCTTACAAAAAACTGATCTTAGCCAGGGTTGGCAGTACGCACCTACAACCAAATGAGCCTGGGCACACAGCAAGAGCCAATattgaaaacaaaccaataaacaaaaaaaaccaaaaagataaagggctggagagatgctcaccCTTAAAGGGCTTCCCTTCTCCTGCATGTCTGCCCATCACTTGAGGCCCTCTGCCAATACTTCCCAAACCAGACCAATATGGACATGTCTTTACTGGTGAAGACAGCTGCCATCTGTCTGTACAGCGATTTTCACAATGGACTCTTTAAACACATTCGTGTGCAGAAGAAAATCCTCTTAAACAACATGCTTCATAAAAACCTGCCAGGTGTATTGGACCCAGCAGTGTATCCATCCGGAATCTTTTTCCCCAGAGTACTTCATTCCTAGGACGAATATGGAGAGGCACTGTCTTTGCCCTTTCTCTGAGAACAAATCTTTGTGTTTTAAGATTATGAATTATTTTGTGGctattattattgattatgacTCATAGAAATTACTGATTATGTCTGAGGACTGGAAGTTCTTGTTATTATTACAGGtagtaaaggaagaaatgagaaattgtaaggaataaagaattttgaaaataatttttagaccCACTTTGGCATTTCCAATTTTTTCCAAACACCTGCCTTAAAAGTTGATCATTAACCAGGCAGTATGCACCTATAATCTGAAGGCTGCGTTCAAGACTAACTGGGCACATAGCATCAGGCAGTACtggaaatgaaagggaaaggacgggctggagagatggctcagcttttgggagcactggctgttcttccagaggtctctgatttcattcccagcacccggatggcagctcacaaccgtctgtaactccagttttaggggattgagctgatgtcctcttctggcttcctctgctaCCAGgacaaaacaatattttaaacattgatTTATATCTTttgagcctttttttctttttttggttttgtttttgtttttttNNNNNNNNNNNNNNNNNNNNNNNNNNNNNNNNNNNNNNNNNNNNNNNNNNNNNNNNNNNNNNNNNNNNNNNNNNNNNNNNNNNNNNNNNNNNNNNNNNNNtgtagaccaggctggtctcgaactcacagagatccgcctgcctctgcctcccgagtgctgggattaaaggcgtgcgccaccaacgcctggcctTTTTTATCTTAAGATTTTTATTAAGAACTTCAATCTGTCTTTTTCTCATACAGAGTACTAAAAGCTATGGAAGGAAAACAGCTAACAGATCAGTTGGTAAGTTCTTAAAAGTATTTAAGCTAATATTCTTCATACATGAGGCTATATGTTTTTAAGTTGATAGAGCTTAAAGGAATAATTTAACTTAGTTTTTCACCACATTTGGTGTTTAAATAGTGTGGCCTTCTAAACTGTTACATGGAGATAAACCAAATGGGATAGATAGGCTTGTTATGTAAGGATGACTAGACAGGACCGCTCTTTGCATAGTAatacagagccaggcagatcatTCGCCTTAAAAAACTACAATAAACACATGTGCAGGTAAGTTACTGATGTGCCCTTGGAGCTGAAGGAGGCTTGGGATGTGAAGCCAGCTGGGCTACGTGAGATGCCAGAGTaggacaaaaaaagaatatagtaGTGGACTTCTCTAGTTTGGTGTTGGTAGGACCTTTCGAGGcctcagaagaaagcatttggCACAGTAAACTAATTTATAAGTCTGtacacagatacagagaccaTGGGTAGCCAGCTAACTGTAGCGTGTTCTAGGTTCAGGAGCTTAGAGAAGGACCCATGGCCTGTGGAGCTGCTTTGGTATTCATGGATTGAGATATCCCTGAGTCCTGTAACTGTCCAATTAGTGTGGCAGTTTTAATGATATAAAAAACATGGTTAGCATACATATATCCAAAAGAAACTATGTCTgagaaaatttttaatgaaaaaaaagtaagGGAAAGCCAttccctctgtgtgtatgttaacTCTGCTCTAAAAATGGTACATGGTGCACTGGGGTGGCCCAGCAGAGGACTGGGTGCTGAGTGCTCACAAGGCTCAGGCTGCTCCAGCCCTATGTCCGTAGAGGCCAGACTCCGTACAGCAGCCACATCTCCTTCCTGCGGTCTCtaatggtttggtttttttttttttttttttttaaagatagtattTATTCGATGATGCTTTGTACGGAGTTATCACATGGCTCTCCACCTGCATCACAGTTCCCCACCTTGGATTGTGAGGGTCAAGGGAGGTCTCTAATGGTTTTATAGGAGGCATCTTGTATAATTTTCATGACacttaaagaatatttataataGAAGTGACTCATGCTGTGACTTTTATAATTAAGATGTTTGAGGAAAATTCTTTAGAAATCCTTCTAACATACACACTTATCTGTAGAATCCTGACTTAGGGATGTGCATTAGAGAGTTGGCCTCAGCAGCAGGGCACATGTTTTTGCAGCAAGACTGAGGGCAAGAGCACAAAAGCATTTTCTGTGCCTTCGTATAAGCTGCCATGAGGTGTGGCCCGTATCAAGATGGGTCTTCCAACCTCAACTGATCCGATTAACTAAATATCCCTCACACGTATGGCTAGCTGCttggggttttagttaattccagatggaGTCAAGTTGATCatcaagaatagccatcataaGTCCACCACATCTTGTCATCTGGACACATGATTGTGCCTGCTTATGTCATagtaatttccaaatgaaaacagtAACCAGATCATGCTTATACCTAACATGATATAAATATCCCACATACAACTACAAACATTTAGAAGAGGTGGCAGTGTcacttgggactttttttttagtatttcataACGTAAATATGATAAGCATTGATATATCTCAGTTGATGTTACATGATAAAGaaaccaaggaaaggaaaaatgccTATAGAAGCACATTcttgacaaaatacaacagaaacaCTCATGTCTGTTATAACCTATATTATTGCAGCTAGTCACATGGCCTTAGCTGGTATTTATGACTGCCTTCCTGTACTGCCCATTCTGTGTCTTCCACCCTCAGCAAGCCCCTCAGCAGTTCTTGAAGAGTTACCCACATCTTCATTCCTGAGGGTCTGTGGCCTCTGTTACTTTACCTGGATTGAATTGTAGTTTTCcattgactttaatcacaggATACAATAATACAAAGATAGGATCCCCTGCATTCCATCCTAAAGGATCTGCTGAGAAGCAATACAGATTTCCTTTGGTAATCTGGATCAATCAGCCCTCCTAACACTGTTATTCCTTTCTTCGCTGATCGCTCAAGGGCACAGAAACCCAAAGTGACCAGGAGCAAGTTTGAGCTCCCAGTTCAGTGGAATGTTTGTTGTCTCCTGGCAGGAGCACTCCCCTGTCTGGAACCAAAAcaagaacaggaagcaaaaactTGGTCACTAGGAGCAAGAGCAGAACCATTCCCTTTTCTACCCCTTGATTCATGAAGTCATGGATCCTGACTATGGGAGAAACGCTATGTTCCTGCTAATGTAAAGAGATGGCTTCGGTTCATGTCATTTCCAAGTCATCTTAGAAAACTGTATTTGCATTGTACCTCAGTAGCCAGCACAGAGTGGAACTCAGTCTGTTTCTGATGACACAAATTCTCTCAATCGCTGATTGTGCGGTAGCCTTTAGCCATGACGTGTGGATAGTAGAGAAAGTGAATCTTTATTCCATGTATTGTAATTGTATTTTGATGGCTTTGAAACTGGGccttatgtagctcagggtggttGGTCTTGAAATCGTCTCCCAAGCACTAGTTTTCTCTGTAAACCAGCACGCCAGCTTAGGCAGGCTGTGTACTTGGTAGGGAAAGTTTAgaagcatttttctctgctctaacCCATGGGGAGGAACTGAGTGCATTCttccttgttcatttcccagcagctaCTGTATTGAGCCAGGAAAGTGCTTTTCCTTGTAATTCACCTCAGGTGCAGACAGTGATGGCAAATGTAGTTGTGACAGCTTTTTCCTTCCATCTCCTACAGTAGACCTGAGAATAAGCAGTAATTCCAGGTGGATAATCCGTGAGACTAACATTTGTGACATTTTTTTAAGAGATGGAAAATAATGTCATGCAAGATGAGGATTGAGCAGCTGAAACAAACaatatgtaaaggaaatgaagaaacgAAGAAAAGTAAGTAATTTttcctccctgctgccccagTGAGAGGCCTGAGTGAGTTGCATGGGTTATGAGCTAGAGGGATAGTGAGAGGCAGGGTCGGGACAGGAAGTCGTCTGTTTTCTCATTGCTTCGGCAAAAAGCACCTTCTTTAAAGAAGGAAGGCTTTATCTGGTTCACAGTTGGAGGCTATGGTCCCTCTTGCCAGGGAAGTCATGGCTGCAGGGGCCTGAGGCAGTGGACACATGCatccaggcaggaagaagagaggtgagTGCTGACACTTAGTGTGCTTTCTCTGGGTCCCTGACAGGAACCTGCCCAGGGTTTGTCTCTAGTGATACCTGGTCCAGTTGACTTGGCAATATTGACCATCACAGACTATCAGTGACTTTGAAGAGTTTACTATGGGTTGAAAATATCAAATCCCTAATTTGAAATGcctttacaaatattttgtatttcagatttgaaatttgtgtgtgtgtgtgcatacatgtgtgcgtgtgtgcgcgcgcgcgcagagGCGTGGTAGCGGGAGCTACCTGCttcaaagcaggaagcagagagttcaGTGGGAATGGCAGGAAacttttaaacctcaaagccaaccccgAGCCACACTCCCAATTCTTCCTAAACATTTCTACTAACTAGAGACCAAATTTTCAAACATAATGAGtgtatggggccattctcatcaaAGCTACCATAATTGCTCTACAAAGTTTAGAGTCCCCATCATGTCTATGAAGCCCTTTTCACTTAGAAGTTACTTTATAGTGGTGTGTGATGGTATCAGAGCTTCCTTGGAAGGTCCTCACTCTTATGAGGTGCTTGCATGGTATTGGGTGGGCAGGCTGGACAGCTAGAGCAGCAAGGCAGCATGATAGAGATGTGGATCATCAGGGAGAAGGGACCCCAGACTTTTGCTGGTATTCTCCAGGACTTGGGTTCTGTGGCTACACCATGGCTCGCCATCCCCCACCAACTTCCCATGATGCTCAGGCGTGTCTCCCAGCCTTTTGATTCTGCACAGTATGCTAAACATGTCCATGCATAAACTTTTCATCAACCCATTCTGACAGCTCTCTAAACTTTGAAACAAGGACTGCAGCGCACTATGGGAGTGACATCATGACTGGGAATACAGTGGCCGAGAAGTCTAGGATCCACCTTGGTGTACAGCCACTTCATATTGCTCTGTTGTGAAAAGTTTTTGTATACGCTTACTGCAGATTTCCATACTGCTGTCAGCTCCAGTCCACGGACCTCACTTTGGGCTGCTGTAGGTGGCTCAGATGACCCCCGGAGTTAAACTATTGCTTAGTAGAAGGTGGCTACAGCCTTGGTGCCTGCCTCTAGAGCCTTGCACTGTGTGTGGGCTGTTTTAAAGGAGTTCACAGATTCTAGAAGTATTGAGAAGCCTAAGCTCACAGATGGAGAGGTGGCTACCCAGTATCCTTTCTCTTTATGCTGTGTTGTTGGAATATACCCCCTGTGTCCAGGAAAGGGCACAGACTGGCGGCTGTAGAGCCTCGTAGATGACTTCTCCACGCCTTTAAGGGTCACAGTGCAGAATGATGCAATCACATTGAATCGCATGGCCAGGAGAGCTGGTTATGTGCATTTGAACTGGCTGCAGGTGGGGTGCCTGAACATTCTGTCACCTGTGCTGGGGGAAGGTACTCTCTCAGGACCGTagctagacagggtctcatgagcACTTTGAGGGGCAGTAGAAATCACGGACGTGAGGAGAGAAAAGTAAGTCAAAGCAAGCTTATATGAGGCTAAGACCCAGAATGTTTTGCCAAGACGGGAGCTGGCTTGGGAAGAGGTGTTTCTGAGAGGAAATGGAAGACTAAGAAAGTTCATGCTTGTGCTAAACCACGAGCTTAGTCCTGAGAGGAGCAGCTCGTGTCCACAGGTGCCTGTTACAGCCTGGTAGGAGGCAGCAAGGCAAAGGGGAACCGTGGCTATGCCAGTTTGGAAGTTAAGTTTGGTTTGTGTTCAAGAACTGTCAGTCATTGGCTGTAGTTTATAGATTGTGCAAGGCCGTGCATGGTGACACTTCCTATAacctcagcaggctgaggcaagaggagcacgtgcatgcatgcatgcatgcacccaggaagagagagggggcaaATAGGTTGGAGTTGAGCCACCCTGGAGATGGGCAGCATTTAAGTGAGTTAATTAGCAACCACAGGGAGAGTGGAAAGAAAGGCATGGATAGATTGTAGACTAGATAAGAGAACCACAGCAGGGGATTGCCAAGGCGGCGCACAGGTGAGACGGAAGGGCTTCCCTCACATGTGTTCAGAGGTGGTGCTCCTGGAAGGCTCTGAGCTTGGTTTTGAACTTGATTGTGGTTCCTAGATGTGTGTCTTAGAGTGCAGTTTGGTTTTGTGACTCAGTTGAAGCTTAACTTGAGTATAATGATCCTAGCAAGCCCCAGACTCCATAGCCCACACAGGCTCTCTCCAGGAAACCCTTAGTGAAAAGTATTCTTGGGCTTTACCCTGAGTGTACAGTGGGAAGGAAAGCAGTGCTGTACAGTGGCCTGCAGGGCTCATGAGGCATGTGATATGTTGTTAGATTCTGAAGGCCTTCTCAAAAACAAGGAGAAGAACCAGAAGCTTTACAGCCGAGCCCAGCGGCaccaagagaagaaggagaagattcAGCGGCACAACCGCAAGCTTGGGGACCTGGTGGAGAAGAAAACCATTGACTTGAAGAGTCACTACGAGCGGCTGGCGTGTTTGCGAAGGTCCCGCATTCTAGAGCTCACCTCCGTCATCTTCCCAATGGACGAAGTGAAGACTTCTGTGAGGTACATGAAGTGAGAAGGCTTTGGTGTGGGGGACCAGATACTGGGGACTGTTTTCCATATGTCAGCACTTACTGGGCCTTGTTCTAGGGTCCTTGTTTTCCTGGTATGAAATTTGATTCTTATCATCCTCAGCAAACAGTAAGCCAGGGAGGCAGCCAGGGCATGGGGTGGGGCAGCCGTGTCCTCACAAAGCGCCCAGGTTACATGCTGACTCACCCCTGGCATGCCATCCCAGTGCTAGCCAGGATGAGACACAGCCTTGAACCCACGAACCTGATCTCTTTGTTAAATGACCTTGTATGGAAAGGAAGAACATACCTTGTGCCTAGACTTAGCCTTTCCTTGTGCTGACTTAGCCTTTCCTGGTAGTTCATTCTGCATGGCTGAGACAGCATGGTGATTTTAGTGCAGAGGGACTCCTCGCCTCGCCGTTCATCACAGGTATGCCTGGTGCTTTTGACAAAGCTCACCAGGGCCTAGTGCCTGACACCCGTAATCCTAGGGACTTGGGTGGTAAGCCAGGAGGACTGCAAGCTGGGGAACTtaactgagatcctgtctcagcttAAAGAGAGGGCTGGGCTGTGACTCAGCTCTTGGAGTGCacattcctccctcccctctgtctcAGAATTGTGTAGATGAATGTGCATACCCCAGCCTCCCCCGTGTCTTAGAATTGTGTAGATGAGCGTGCACACTCCNNNNNNNNNNNNNNNNNNNNNNNNNNNNNNNNNNNNNNNNNNNNNNNNNNNNNNNNNNNNNNNNNNNNNNNNNNNNNNNNNNNNNNNNNNNNNNNNNNNNNNNNNNNNNNNNNNNNNNNNNNNNNTGAATGTGCATACCCCAGCCTCCCCCGTGTCTTAGAATTGTGTAGATGAGCGTGcacactcctccctcccctctgtctcAGAATTGTGTAGATGAGCGCGCAcactccagcctcctcctccatctctcagtGCCAGAGACCCGTGTGATTCCAGATACTTGAGAGTTTTATTAGGTAGACTGCACATTAAGGCTAACCTGGACAACTTAAGGAGACCCTTTTtcagggatatagctcagtggtagagcccttagGCAGCTAGCAagaagtcctaggttcaatctctgAGCTGATAGAAAGCAGTATACAAAATTTAGATACAAAGTTGCTAAGTGTTTTGGAGCAGTGAAGAAAAGTTAAATTACTAAAGTTTGCATAAAGACCACTGGTCAGGCCTTAGAGGGAGCTGGTGGAACAGAAGCCTTGTGCCAGCATTTCGTCCTGGTGGATCAGCAGGAACCCAGCACCAGACATGATTCTGGGTTTCCCTTCTGGACTGCAAATGAGGATCTTAACAACTCCAGAGTTGGATCGGGTCTGTAGATGAGTTGATAGCACTGTGGTGTAAATGACTCGATTTCTATACCACAGTAGCTAGGCACACACTttaggaattcaagaccagtctaggatacatgagaccctgtcttaaaaacaaacaaacaaaaagataccaAACTAATTCCTTCCTTActgtattttgcttgtttttcagtatgggaattgaatttaggctTCCTAATTTTGATTGTTACATTTTCCATAATTGGTAACTTGGGTAAAACTTCTGCAATTTTCAATAAGGTTGAACTTTTTTTACGAAgaaaacatgtacacatgtagtTATGTGGCTCATAATGACTTTGGCTTAACAAGACCACTTAGTGATGTGGTCTTCATTTGCACGAGGTCCTCTGCTCTTCCCAGTGCCACACTTACTTGAGTGTGTTTCTCTTGACTGTGGACACATTTGTAGGGCTGCACAAGACATGAGGAACAGCTTGCCTTCTTTGTTGTTGCCAGTCAGTAACCTTTTCTTAGCCTATAGTAGATACACTGTTGCTTTTTCAAAAGCTCAGGTGGCTTTGGAGTTCCTTTGTAATCTTGCCTGTTTGCAGAGATCCTGCAGATGTGTCTTCGGAGAGTGACAGCGCTATGACATCTAGCATGGTGAGCAAACTTGCTGAGGCCCGGAGGACAACCTACCTCTCTGGAAGATGGGTCTGTGATGACCACAACGGTGACACCAGCATTAGCATTACAGGCCCTTGGATTAGCCTCCCAAACAACGGGGACTACTCTGCCTACTACAATTgggtagaagagaagaaaacaacccAAGGGCCTGGTGAGAAGCAAAACGTTCTCTGAAAATGTATTGTATTTTGTGAGGTAAAATCTTCATGCCAGAGTGAACAGGGCAGGGGTGACAGCTGGGTTGCCCGCAGCACAGCAGTCTGAGAGCCTGAATTCTTCCTAGTTCTGAAAACCATTTCCTCATCTCAGAGGCCGCATGCTGTGAGAgtgttctcttcccctcttcaGCTCTTCTAGCAATAGGCAGTCTATCCTAGACAACTCGGGAGTGAAATCATGCAGCGTGTGCAtttttttgtctgctttctttGATTTAGCCTTCTTTTACAAAGTTTATATCATGGCATATGTTAGAATTCCATTGCGTTAAGTGGCTGACTAGTGTTCCATTGTTTGCATAtaccacattttatattttcaacacTTGCTAAACCGACAATGTTTCACCTTTGTGGTTAATATGACTTAATTCATGAAAAAGACATCCTTAGACAATTTCTGGTAATTCATGCCTGTTTACCCTAACATTTGGAAGGCTGAGTCCAGATGTTAactatgtgcacctgtgtgtctgtgtgagtgtgtgtgtgtgtgtgtgtgtacacaagtgtgGAAGTCAGTGCAGGATTTCGGAtcaccttggagctggagttacatacagttgtCAGCCACTCAGCACTGGTGTGGGGAACTGGACtctgggcctctggaagagcatcaagctctcttaactgctgagccacctctccagccccattatcCCTCCCTAGGCCCCggttttgaggaagggtctcatgtagctcaagaTGGCCTCAGActtctgatttttctgcctcagcctcccaatgtTGACATTAACAGGAGTCACCACAGTGGGCTAATCTGGTCACTGTTAGGAAATACACTGCCAGGCCCAATCAAGGACTGTTTGCGTCTGACCACGCAGGAAGAGTGAAACTGTAAAACTACAAGTGAAAATCTTGGTATGCGTACTGATGTGGAGGtcctttgtgccttttgtgtccgTTCTCAGACATGGAGCACAACAACCCTGCCTACACTATCAGTGCCGCGCTCTGCTACGCCACTCAGCTCGTCAACATTGTGTCTCACATACTTGATATCAATCTTCCCAAAAAGCTGTGCAACAGGCAAGTAATTCAAGTGGCAATCCCGTCTTCATTGATTTCTCATGTTCCTGGTGTGCCCTTACACTAGCTAAGAGAAGGCttgacagaaatagaaatattaaaattgtttcaGAAGATGTCGACAGTTTGATTGTGTTACAGTTGTGCGTGAAATCTGAGGAGTCCACAGAGAATCCATCTGGTTCTTGGAAATAACCAAAGGAAGGACCAGGGTGTGCAGGGAGGATGCTGCAGACCCATGCACTGGAGCCAAGGGAACGAGACaggacaggggtggggagggctctTTCGTTCTTATGAAGCTTGCATGTTTgcattgttacttttttttccagaccgattttctctgtagccctggctgtcctgaaattctctgtagagcaggctggcctcaattcacagagatccacctgctctgtctcccaagttctggggtcaaaggagtgtgccaccattgcccagtttgtttgttttttttttttttttttttgagactttgttTCTGTACGTAACAGATCTGGGTGTCATGGAATTCAATTCTGGTGTGGCCTGaaggctcctcctgcctcagtattctGATTGCTGGGCTTTTAGGCATGTGCTCAAGTAAACTAAGCGGATGATCCCTGCAGGTGGAGAGAGCATTGAAAGCAGGAGGCGtgggtgttttttttctcctgtttttgttttttcatgtactagggaattgaacccagatgaGCAAATGCTCTTCCCTAGCTCAAGGCATGAAGAGAACAAGCCATGGATGGGGATGCTAAGGAAGAAAGCTGCAGGCAGAGAAGGCGCAAAGTtctgggagatgggaggcagCAGAGATTTGTCCCATGGGACCCTAGTAAAAAGTTTCCAGCTGTCATTCTCCACAGAGTGGCTGGTGGTTGAATTTTTCTTACCCACAGTCCCCTGTTGATCCTTCATAGAATGTGCTCCCCCGTGTATCAGTTCATAGCATCCCTGTTTATGGGACATGAGCTCCTGGCAGAGTTGCTCAGTCACCCAGGGACATGCATTTGTAGTTTCTGTCGATGATGGGAACTGCTCCCCATAAGGGCATAGTTCAGTACTTAGGAAGTGTCTGTTCCCAGCCGTTTACTATGGGGGAAGAGGGTGTGCTGTGCTGGCACCGAACTGCAGTTAAGCCTTCAAAAGGAACGTTGTAACAGACTTAGAAGTCTTGCCCTTGTCTTACAGTGAGTTCTGTGGAGAAAACCTCAGCAAGCAGAGACTGACGCGTGCGGTGAGGAGACTGAACACAAACATCCTTTACCTTTGCTCCTCACAGGTACGAGCCTGGGCTTTGCACTCTTTATTAATTTGCTGTGTGTTTGAAACTAGTAACCAAGCCTTTGCTTCTTCTAGCATGTGAATTTAGATCAGCTACAACCACTGCATACACTCAGAAACCTAATGCACTTGGTCAGCCCACACTCGG
This genomic window contains:
- the Atg14 gene encoding beclin 1-associated autophagy-related key regulator; the protein is MASPSGKGSWTPEAPGFGPRALARDLVDSVDDAEGLYVAVERCPLCNTTRRRLTCAKCIQSGDFVYFDGRDKERFIDKKERLNQLKSKQEAFQKEVLKAMEGKQLTDQLRWKIMSCKMRIEQLKQTICKGNEETKKNSEGLLKNKEKNQKLYSRAQRHQEKKEKIQRHNRKLGDLVEKKTIDLKSHYERLACLRRSRILELTSVIFPMDEVKTSVRDPADVSSESDSAMTSSMVSKLAEARRTTYLSGRWVCDDHNGDTSISITGPWISLPNNGDYSAYYNWVEEKKTTQGPDMEHNNPAYTISAALCYATQLVNIVSHILDINLPKKLCNSEFCGENLSKQRLTRAVRRLNTNILYLCSSQHVNLDQLQPLHTLRNLMHLVSPHSEHLGRSGPFEVRADLEESMEFVDPGVAGESDVSGDERVSDEETDLGTDWENLPSPRFCDIPSQPVEVSQSQSTQASPPIASSSAGGMISSAAASVTSWFKAYTGHR